One genomic segment of Patescibacteria group bacterium includes these proteins:
- a CDS encoding ribonucleotide-diphosphate reductase subunit beta, which produces MPIIKGANPVDINKRRVINGGDADVMQLYPMRHSFAWEAYNIGNANHWLPTEISMQKDIEQWKHPTLLTDDERKAFETVLGFFTTADSIAANNVVLALYKHVTSPEVRMYLLRQGYEEANHTHSYQYIVESLGMDESKIFNMYREIDAIYSKDNLILALNDGIFDPAFKTGTFENDQKFLENWIAFALIMEGIFFYSSFAVMFGFQRQNKLTGSAEQIQYIMRDESQHLNFGINIINAIKEEQPELWTKEFQDHIVDLVRRAVVLEYTFATEVFPKGIFGMNAEGFKQYIEHIADRRLERIGLPAQYNVDNPFPWMSEAIDLSKEKNFFETRVTEYKVGGQLEW; this is translated from the coding sequence ATGCCTATTATCAAAGGAGCGAATCCTGTAGATATCAATAAACGCCGTGTTATCAATGGAGGAGATGCCGATGTTATGCAGCTCTACCCAATGCGCCACAGCTTTGCATGGGAGGCGTACAATATTGGCAATGCCAATCACTGGCTACCCACAGAGATTTCCATGCAGAAAGACATCGAGCAATGGAAGCACCCCACGTTATTAACCGACGATGAGCGTAAAGCATTCGAGACGGTGCTCGGGTTTTTTACCACAGCTGATTCAATCGCCGCAAACAATGTAGTACTTGCTCTCTATAAGCATGTAACATCTCCGGAGGTGCGTATGTATCTTCTGCGGCAAGGCTACGAAGAAGCAAATCACACTCATTCCTATCAATATATCGTTGAATCGCTGGGCATGGATGAATCGAAAATTTTCAATATGTATCGCGAAATTGACGCGATCTATAGTAAAGACAATCTTATTCTGGCGCTCAACGATGGGATTTTTGATCCTGCATTTAAAACAGGAACATTTGAGAATGACCAAAAGTTTCTGGAAAATTGGATTGCATTTGCGCTTATTATGGAAGGTATTTTTTTCTATAGTTCATTTGCAGTCATGTTTGGTTTTCAGCGACAGAATAAACTTACCGGTTCGGCAGAGCAGATACAGTACATTATGCGTGATGAGTCTCAGCATCTCAACTTTGGGATCAATATCATCAATGCTATCAAAGAAGAACAGCCGGAACTGTGGACAAAAGAATTTCAAGACCATATTGTTGATTTGGTTCGCCGCGCTGTAGTGCTTGAGTATACATTTGCCACTGAAGTCTTCCCGAAAGGAATATTCGGAATGAATGCCGAAGGATTTAAGCAGTACATCGAGCATATCGCAGATCGTCGTCTTGAGCGCATTGGCTTGCCGGCACAGTATAATGTAGACAATCCGTTTCCCTGGATGTCTGAAGCGATTGACTTGTCAAAAGAAAAGAATTTTTTTGAAACGCGCGTTACGGAATACAAAGTTGGCGGACAGCTTGAGTGGTAA
- a CDS encoding YCF48-related protein, translated as LHGIHCPTSKLCFAVGDSGTILRSKNAGTSWKSLDQKVKAHLFGVSVVDSKKGIVLVAGEKGVLLRTANNGEKWSAIASKTKNKLNALTFVNKNGWAVGDKGTILTTTNGGAKWTAATKGEQNLLDIHSSDGTTLFIAGEQGLILQSTDKGASWAQQQSGIAHTLRGMYVNDKKGFAVGEGGGMLVTDDNGATWEDASDKENTATLHDVQCFGQKLCVASSNDVTFFQFDFEKALQSSTATDEGDEDAEEDVDGTAEQGQQGALPDLIIEVPTYTFSEVVL; from the coding sequence AGCTCCATGGCATTCACTGCCCAACGTCTAAGCTCTGTTTTGCCGTTGGCGATTCCGGGACTATTCTCCGATCAAAAAATGCCGGTACATCGTGGAAATCCCTGGATCAGAAAGTAAAAGCTCATTTGTTCGGCGTATCTGTTGTCGATAGCAAAAAAGGTATTGTTCTTGTTGCTGGAGAAAAGGGGGTTCTTCTAAGAACAGCTAATAATGGGGAAAAATGGAGTGCTATTGCATCAAAAACAAAGAATAAGCTCAATGCACTCACATTTGTGAATAAAAATGGATGGGCAGTCGGTGATAAAGGAACCATCCTCACAACAACAAACGGCGGCGCAAAGTGGACTGCCGCAACGAAGGGTGAACAAAATCTTCTGGACATCCACTCATCAGATGGCACAACTCTGTTTATTGCCGGAGAACAGGGCCTCATACTTCAGTCAACGGACAAGGGCGCATCATGGGCACAGCAGCAATCCGGCATAGCGCATACGCTACGAGGCATGTATGTTAATGACAAGAAGGGTTTTGCCGTAGGAGAAGGAGGAGGCATGCTTGTTACCGATGACAATGGAGCTACATGGGAAGACGCATCCGATAAAGAAAACACCGCAACACTCCATGATGTCCAATGTTTTGGACAGAAGCTCTGTGTTGCCAGTAGTAATGATGTCACATTCTTTCAGTTTGATTTTGAAAAAGCACTCCAGTCATCAACGGCGACCGATGAGGGTGACGAGGATGCGGAGGAGGATGTGGATGGCACAGCAGAGCAGGGGCAACAAGGGGCGCTTCCTGATCTCATCATCGAAGTCCCAACATATACCTTTTCAGAAGTGGTACTGA
- a CDS encoding YCF48-related protein, producing MRMYHFLCIVFVIPVLSLAAITPALATEEVELDPSATIEAVSFIDEDTGWVVSNNNDGKGSILATQDSGTTWVSQYTSSKKLHGIHCPTSKLCFAVGDSGTILRSDNGGTSWTSLDQKAKSHLFGVSVVDSKRGIVLAVGEKGTLLRTTNNGKKWSAIASQTKNKLNALTFVSKTKGWAVGEKGTILTTTTGGAKWIVVIEGTQNFLDIHSFNDTTSTTLFIAGEQGLILQSTDSGASWTQQQSKTTQTLRGIYVNDKKGFVVGEGGTILATDDNGTTWGDASDDENTTTLHDVQCFGQKLCVTSNNDVVFFQFDFEKAIQSSTATDEGDEDAEEEIEIEENKADQQQQQEQKKQNLPDLIITDVKLKKGELTY from the coding sequence ATGCGCATGTACCACTTTCTCTGTATTGTTTTTGTAATCCCCGTTCTCTCACTTGCGGCTATCACCCCTGCCCTCGCCACCGAAGAAGTCGAACTCGATCCTTCCGCTACCATTGAAGCAGTTTCGTTCATTGATGAGGATACCGGGTGGGTTGTAAGCAATAATAATGATGGCAAGGGAAGTATTCTTGCAACGCAAGACAGTGGTACAACGTGGGTTTCGCAATACACAAGCTCAAAAAAGCTCCATGGCATTCACTGCCCAACGTCTAAGCTCTGTTTTGCCGTTGGCGATTCAGGAACCATCCTCCGATCAGACAATGGAGGTACTTCATGGACATCCCTGGATCAGAAAGCAAAATCTCATTTATTTGGCGTTTCTGTTGTCGATAGCAAGCGTGGCATTGTTCTTGCCGTTGGAGAAAAGGGGACTCTTCTGAGAACAACTAACAATGGAAAGAAATGGAGTGCTATTGCATCACAAACAAAGAATAAACTCAATGCGCTTACATTCGTGAGTAAAACAAAAGGATGGGCTGTTGGCGAGAAAGGAACTATTCTCACAACGACAACTGGAGGCGCAAAATGGATTGTGGTAATCGAGGGTACGCAGAATTTTCTTGATATTCATTCATTCAATGACACGACTAGTACAACCCTGTTTATTGCCGGAGAACAGGGTCTCATACTTCAGTCCACAGACAGTGGTGCATCTTGGACACAGCAGCAATCCAAGACAACACAAACACTACGAGGTATCTATGTTAACGACAAGAAGGGCTTTGTAGTAGGAGAGGGAGGAACCATACTTGCTACCGATGACAATGGAACTACATGGGGAGACGCATCCGATGATGAAAACACTACAACACTCCACGATGTCCAATGCTTTGGACAGAAGCTCTGCGTTACTAGTAATAATGACGTAGTATTCTTTCAGTTTGATTTTGAAAAAGCCATCCAATCATCAACGGCGACCGATGAGGGTGATGAGGATGCAGAGGAGGAGATAGAAATTGAAGAAAACAAGGCAGATCAACAGCAACAGCAAGAACAAAAAAAGCAGAATTTGCCCGACCTCATCATTACCGATGTCAAACTGAAAAAAGGAGAGCTTACGTATA
- a CDS encoding MOSC N-terminal beta barrel domain-containing protein — protein MLVPIKTEGHRIFVTGLFIYPIKSCKGIAVQRAEVTPFGFEHDRRFVLTDEHGKFITQRTEPRLALVHTHIEGSNLLLSAPGMDDISFDISHGSPEAQETHITMHRDTCAGLAMEPSINAWFSSFLKTMCFLNRYSPTTPRIKQSSYLQAAIPVSYADGYPFLVVSEQSLNLLNTKLAAPVTMARFRPNIVVTGPIMPHDEDMWKEVCIGNEVILSGASRSPRCVMITVDPSTGVFDRNSEPMRTLATYRKEGSELLFGRNFTPTTNSSIKLDDTVRVISVL, from the coding sequence ATGCTCGTACCTATAAAGACTGAAGGTCATCGGATATTTGTTACCGGACTCTTTATTTATCCAATTAAGTCATGCAAGGGCATAGCTGTTCAACGCGCGGAAGTCACACCATTTGGATTTGAGCATGATCGCAGATTCGTGCTTACAGATGAACACGGAAAATTTATTACTCAGCGCACCGAACCTCGCCTTGCCCTTGTACATACGCATATTGAAGGGTCGAATTTGTTGCTTTCGGCTCCTGGCATGGACGATATTTCATTTGACATATCCCATGGCAGCCCCGAAGCGCAAGAAACGCACATTACCATGCATAGAGATACCTGTGCAGGACTCGCCATGGAGCCTTCTATAAATGCGTGGTTTAGTTCATTTCTCAAAACCATGTGCTTTTTGAATCGCTATTCTCCGACAACACCGCGTATCAAGCAGTCGTCATACCTTCAAGCTGCCATTCCTGTAAGCTACGCTGATGGATATCCATTTCTTGTCGTAAGCGAGCAATCGCTCAATCTCCTCAATACAAAGCTTGCTGCACCGGTTACTATGGCACGATTCCGCCCTAATATTGTTGTAACGGGCCCGATAATGCCACATGACGAAGATATGTGGAAAGAAGTGTGTATCGGCAATGAGGTTATCTTAAGTGGAGCATCTCGTTCTCCTCGGTGTGTCATGATCACGGTAGATCCCTCAACAGGCGTGTTTGACAGAAATAGTGAACCGATGCGAACGCTCGCAACCTATCGGAAAGAAGGAAGTGAGCTGCTCTTCGGCCGTAATTTCACACCAACAACAAATAGCAGTATCAAGCTTGATGATACGGTCAGAGTCATTTCAGTCCTCTAG
- a CDS encoding VTT domain-containing protein, whose protein sequence is MELFSGSSLIQLVQTIGLIGVVAIIFAETGLLIGFFLPGDSLLFTAGILASQGIFNIYVLVPALFCASVVGNLVGYYLGKHIGPRLFSKPDSFLFHREHIERTKRFFAHHGGKTIILARFIPIIRTFAPILAGVGSMDGSRFFLHSIIGGILWAALLTILGFALGRAVPDVDKYLLPIIGVIIILSFLPALFHRKKH, encoded by the coding sequence ATGGAGCTCTTTTCCGGATCATCACTTATTCAGCTTGTCCAAACAATCGGATTAATCGGAGTTGTTGCTATTATTTTTGCTGAAACGGGATTGCTTATCGGGTTCTTCTTGCCGGGTGACAGCCTACTCTTCACAGCTGGCATCCTCGCATCTCAGGGCATCTTTAATATCTATGTCCTTGTTCCAGCGCTGTTTTGTGCAAGCGTAGTTGGAAATCTTGTCGGCTATTACCTTGGAAAACATATCGGACCAAGATTATTTTCAAAACCTGATTCTTTTTTATTTCATCGAGAGCATATCGAGCGCACCAAGCGTTTCTTTGCGCACCATGGGGGAAAGACAATTATTCTAGCACGCTTCATACCAATCATACGCACCTTTGCTCCTATTCTAGCTGGCGTTGGATCGATGGATGGATCGCGCTTTTTTCTTCATTCCATTATTGGAGGCATACTATGGGCCGCTCTTCTTACCATACTTGGCTTTGCACTTGGAAGAGCCGTACCAGATGTTGATAAATACCTTCTGCCAATCATAGGAGTGATTATTATTCTTTCATTTCTTCCGGCACTTTTTCACCGAAAAAAACATTGA
- a CDS encoding HAD-IC family P-type ATPase: MYHWYSLSPQTIEKQLSSSLERGLSHEEAHNRLKADGPNQMPVEKTDSFFLIFIRQFQSPLIYLLGAASLTMFALNDPIDGSIILFVLSFNAVLGTIHDGRAQQTLRKLRDFITTTVTVMRHGERSIIPDTELVVGDIILIHEGERIGADARLIECNGLRVDESSVTGESGSIDKTHEAIKQTNVPIADQHSMVFKGTAVVAGSAKAIVVATGTRTEIGKIGVEISHISTEMPLKNEMGLLSRAVIIAAAVICGGIFILGIMKGRDVIQMFEAVVSLSVSVIPEGLPIVLTLILANGVWHMAKRNALVKKLQAVEALGQAEVIAVDKTGTLTKNELIVRKLFTLDGEYDVSGSGYTPEGTISFQGEAVAFGEQEVLEKLIAYSAATSEATIALEEKDQTWKISGEPTEAALTVLAHKVGLTGDSIRERYPIIMELPFNYKEKYHAILTQEDGEKRLIVTGAPEVIIAHSIAVAKNGAHHALNEDIREEIEDAIQRFSRKGLRVIACAYSTHPNLQDLLLLHPSHVERLTFVGLCAIQDTLRDEVPAAIEKAKNAGIRIVMLTGDHINTARAIAQSAGIYHDGDEVLTGPDIERLSSEELQSLLARVTVCARVTPEHKLRLVQGYRSRGEIIAMTGDGVNDAPALVAADLGIAMGKNGTEVAKEASDIILLDDNFSSIIAAVEEGRNIFKTLKKVILYLFSTNLSEVITISLALIIGLPLPLLAAQIIWLNLVTDSFLDVSLSMEPKEHNLLTRNGTTKRTSLVDGLMIQRIILMSLPMALSALFLFEMTYRDNMEKALTLCMTTLAFSQWLNAWNCRSEDRSIIKQFFSNKALLGALAMVVSLQLLAVYHPLLNTILHTVPLDGQDWAMIASLSLFVVVIEEIRKYIARKRLPSYSRLQLRNA; encoded by the coding sequence ATGTATCACTGGTACTCCCTCTCACCACAAACAATTGAAAAACAGCTATCATCAAGCCTTGAACGCGGACTTTCGCATGAAGAAGCACATAATCGTCTTAAAGCAGACGGGCCCAATCAGATGCCTGTTGAAAAAACAGATTCATTTTTTTTGATTTTCATCCGCCAGTTCCAAAGCCCCCTTATCTACCTTTTGGGCGCGGCAAGCCTTACTATGTTTGCACTCAACGATCCCATCGACGGAAGCATTATTTTGTTTGTGCTTTCTTTTAATGCAGTTCTGGGAACAATCCATGATGGACGAGCACAGCAAACACTGAGAAAGCTGCGGGATTTTATCACAACAACGGTGACAGTCATGCGGCACGGTGAGCGCAGCATCATTCCAGACACGGAGCTTGTTGTGGGGGATATCATTCTCATTCATGAAGGAGAGCGCATTGGAGCGGATGCGCGGCTTATTGAATGCAATGGATTGCGCGTTGATGAATCGTCAGTGACAGGCGAGTCGGGTTCAATTGATAAAACACATGAAGCTATCAAACAAACAAATGTTCCCATAGCAGATCAGCATTCTATGGTATTCAAAGGAACTGCTGTGGTCGCTGGAAGCGCCAAAGCAATCGTGGTTGCAACCGGAACACGAACCGAAATAGGAAAAATCGGTGTTGAGATATCCCATATTTCTACGGAGATGCCGCTCAAAAATGAAATGGGGCTGCTATCGCGCGCGGTTATCATTGCGGCAGCGGTTATCTGTGGAGGGATTTTCATACTCGGTATCATGAAGGGAAGGGATGTTATTCAGATGTTTGAAGCGGTTGTTTCGCTCTCTGTTTCGGTTATCCCTGAGGGTCTACCGATTGTCCTCACACTTATATTGGCAAATGGTGTATGGCATATGGCAAAACGCAACGCTCTGGTAAAAAAATTACAGGCCGTTGAAGCGCTTGGCCAAGCAGAAGTAATCGCTGTGGACAAAACAGGAACGCTTACAAAAAACGAGCTTATCGTACGCAAACTGTTCACACTTGATGGCGAATATGATGTTTCTGGTAGTGGATATACGCCGGAAGGAACGATCTCATTTCAAGGTGAGGCTGTGGCATTTGGCGAACAAGAAGTATTGGAAAAACTTATTGCCTATTCTGCGGCAACGTCTGAAGCAACAATTGCATTGGAAGAAAAGGACCAGACATGGAAAATATCCGGCGAGCCGACAGAAGCGGCACTTACCGTCCTTGCGCATAAAGTAGGTCTCACAGGCGATTCTATTAGAGAGCGCTATCCGATCATTATGGAATTGCCATTCAATTACAAAGAAAAATACCACGCCATTCTCACACAGGAAGACGGTGAGAAACGCCTCATTGTGACTGGAGCGCCCGAAGTGATTATCGCTCATTCAATAGCAGTGGCAAAAAATGGCGCTCATCACGCACTCAATGAAGATATCCGAGAAGAAATAGAAGATGCGATCCAGCGATTTTCCCGAAAAGGCCTTCGAGTTATTGCATGTGCTTATTCAACCCATCCGAATCTTCAAGATTTGCTTCTTCTCCATCCATCCCATGTCGAACGCCTCACATTTGTAGGGCTCTGTGCTATACAGGATACCTTGCGCGACGAAGTGCCGGCAGCCATAGAGAAAGCAAAAAATGCGGGTATTCGCATTGTTATGCTGACTGGAGACCATATCAATACTGCGCGTGCCATCGCACAAAGCGCCGGTATCTACCATGACGGTGATGAAGTCCTGACCGGACCAGATATTGAAAGGTTATCATCCGAAGAGCTTCAATCACTTCTTGCGCGCGTTACCGTTTGTGCGAGAGTTACGCCGGAACACAAACTCCGCCTTGTGCAAGGATATCGCAGTCGCGGAGAAATTATTGCAATGACAGGTGATGGCGTCAACGACGCTCCAGCCCTTGTTGCTGCAGACTTGGGTATTGCTATGGGAAAGAACGGAACGGAAGTGGCGAAAGAAGCGTCCGACATCATCCTTCTTGATGATAATTTTTCCAGCATCATAGCAGCTGTTGAAGAAGGAAGAAATATTTTTAAAACGCTCAAAAAGGTGATTCTCTATCTTTTTTCCACAAACCTCAGTGAAGTGATTACCATCTCATTAGCACTCATTATTGGCCTTCCCCTACCCCTTTTAGCGGCGCAAATCATCTGGCTCAATTTAGTAACAGATAGTTTTTTGGATGTTTCGTTGAGTATGGAGCCAAAGGAACATAATCTGCTCACGCGAAACGGGACGACAAAGCGCACATCTCTCGTGGACGGACTTATGATACAGCGCATTATACTCATGAGTCTCCCCATGGCGCTTTCAGCACTCTTCCTGTTTGAGATGACCTATCGAGACAACATGGAAAAAGCCCTGACACTCTGCATGACAACACTTGCTTTTTCACAATGGCTCAATGCATGGAACTGCAGATCAGAAGACCGTTCAATTATTAAACAATTCTTCTCCAATAAGGCATTACTGGGAGCGCTCGCTATGGTTGTGTCATTGCAGCTACTGGCAGTCTACCACCCCCTCTTGAATACTATCCTCCATACCGTACCGCTCGATGGGCAAGATTGGGCAATGATTGCCAGTCTCTCATTGTTTGTTGTTGTGATAGAAGAAATACGAAAATACATCGCGCGCAAACGGCTTCCCTCCTATTCACGGCTTCAGTTGAGAAATGCATAA
- a CDS encoding DNA recombination protein RmuC produces MNSETVLIGIAIGLTIGVFVWIVLRKQQSSSLQGTGHEFAKIAQEALRSTQEQFLTLASEKLKHDAALAKGDLEHKKDTIEQMIQEMRKDLLASKELLKQSDDARIASFSAVAKELEMHKGAVTDLKSTTDDLKRILSNNQLRGAFGEQVAENLLKMAGFVTGVDYVFNKAQDLQDSRPDFTVMLPDGTKINIDAKFPYSALVKMSEVEDRTEKEQYRKQFASDVKQKVKQVTGRGYINPEERTVDFVILFIPNEMIFSFIYDQLNDVWEEAMRQKVILAGPFSFTAILRMVKQAHSNFRYQENLHQVIGLIQKFEAEYEKYSTAVDTLGDRIQSAAKQFEVVSATRTRALTRVIDQIKSQKALSAADDDVTTDTD; encoded by the coding sequence ATGAATAGCGAAACAGTACTTATCGGCATTGCCATAGGACTGACAATCGGAGTGTTTGTATGGATTGTTCTTCGAAAGCAGCAGTCTAGCAGCTTACAAGGCACAGGGCATGAATTTGCAAAAATCGCCCAAGAGGCGCTGCGGTCAACTCAGGAACAATTTCTCACTCTTGCTTCGGAAAAACTCAAACATGATGCTGCTCTTGCAAAAGGCGACCTTGAACACAAAAAGGATACAATCGAACAAATGATTCAAGAAATGCGGAAAGACTTGCTTGCAAGTAAAGAGCTTCTGAAGCAGAGTGATGACGCGCGGATTGCAAGTTTTTCTGCAGTAGCAAAAGAGCTGGAAATGCATAAAGGAGCCGTAACTGATCTCAAAAGTACGACCGATGACCTTAAGCGCATACTTTCAAATAATCAGCTTAGGGGCGCATTTGGCGAGCAAGTTGCTGAAAATTTACTGAAGATGGCAGGGTTTGTGACGGGCGTAGACTATGTATTCAATAAAGCACAGGACTTGCAAGATTCGCGGCCGGATTTCACCGTGATGCTGCCGGATGGCACTAAGATCAATATTGATGCAAAATTTCCGTATAGTGCGCTTGTAAAGATGTCAGAAGTTGAAGATCGCACAGAAAAGGAACAATATCGCAAACAGTTTGCAAGCGATGTGAAGCAAAAAGTGAAACAGGTAACGGGTAGGGGATATATCAATCCCGAGGAACGGACAGTCGATTTTGTTATTCTGTTTATCCCCAACGAAATGATTTTCAGTTTTATTTACGATCAACTGAATGATGTGTGGGAAGAAGCAATGCGCCAAAAAGTGATTCTTGCGGGGCCGTTTAGTTTTACGGCTATCTTACGGATGGTCAAACAAGCGCATTCGAATTTCCGTTATCAAGAAAACCTCCACCAAGTGATTGGACTCATTCAAAAGTTTGAAGCTGAGTATGAAAAATATAGCACAGCTGTTGATACACTAGGTGATCGGATACAGTCGGCTGCAAAACAATTTGAAGTCGTGTCGGCAACCCGTACTCGCGCATTGACGCGTGTGATAGATCAGATTAAGAGTCAAAAAGCATTGTCTGCAGCAGATGACGATGTGACAACAGACACAGATTGA
- a CDS encoding PIN domain-containing protein — translation MTILDSSVWIAWLDKDDSQHGRAEKVFEQVSDIVVPEYVILEVCTVLSRKKGHAFAEQFLSLAVENSDITILLSSEDLFYKTVDSFKKVFRRRLSFADSMLAVLSRSYTILTFDNTLQKAIQEGYV, via the coding sequence ATGACAATCCTTGATTCAAGCGTTTGGATTGCCTGGCTTGATAAGGATGACAGTCAGCATGGAAGAGCAGAGAAGGTGTTTGAGCAGGTGAGTGATATCGTGGTGCCGGAATATGTTATCCTTGAGGTCTGTACGGTTCTTTCTCGGAAGAAGGGACATGCATTTGCTGAGCAATTTCTTTCACTTGCGGTCGAAAATAGCGATATCACCATTCTTCTTTCAAGCGAAGATCTTTTTTACAAAACGGTTGATAGTTTTAAAAAAGTCTTCCGTCGCCGTCTCTCTTTTGCTGATAGCATGTTGGCGGTTCTTTCGCGATCATATACTATTCTGACATTCGATAACACTCTTCAGAAGGCCATTCAAGAAGGGTATGTATAA
- a CDS encoding AbrB/MazE/SpoVT family DNA-binding domain-containing protein: protein MQEKHIDQMVTITRQGQVTIPQSLRKKFRIKGSTKARITSEQGKIIITPKVAFASLGGSLKSSVKLSDRQLRQARTHFAKEFGRKI, encoded by the coding sequence ATGCAAGAAAAACATATTGATCAAATGGTCACCATTACTCGTCAGGGGCAGGTGACAATTCCTCAGTCGCTCAGAAAAAAATTTCGTATCAAAGGATCCACAAAAGCCCGCATAACAAGTGAACAGGGGAAGATTATCATTACTCCGAAAGTAGCATTTGCTTCTCTTGGAGGATCTCTCAAATCAAGCGTCAAGCTTTCAGATAGGCAATTACGACAAGCTCGAACGCATTTTGCCAAAGAATTTGGACGGAAGATATGA